In Humulus lupulus chromosome 6, drHumLupu1.1, whole genome shotgun sequence, a single genomic region encodes these proteins:
- the LOC133781668 gene encoding proteasome subunit alpha type-5, which yields MFLTRTEYDRGVNTFSPEGRLFQVEYAIEAIKLGSTAIGLKTKEGVVLAVEKRITSPLLEPSSVEKIMEVDEHIGCAMSGLIADARTLVEHARVETQNHRFSYGEPMTVESTTQALCDLALRFGEGDEESMSRPFGVSLLIAGHDENGPSLYYTDPSGTFWQCNAKAIGSGSEGADSSLQEQYNKDLTLKEAETIALSILKQVMEEKVTPNNVDIAKVAPTYHLYTPAEVEAVITRL from the exons ATGTTTCTTACAAG GACCGAGTATGATAGAGGGGTGAACACCTTTTCTCCCGAAGGTCGATTGTTTCAGGTTGAGTATGCCATTGAGGCCATTAAG TTGGGATCAACTGCAATTGGGTTGAAGACGAAAGAAGGTGTGGTGCTTGCAGTTGAGAAGCGAATCACTTCACCATTACTG GAACCAAGCAGTGTTGAAAAGATAATGGAAGTCGATGAGCACATTGGATGTGCCATGAGTGGATTGATTGCTGATGCCCGGACACTTGTTGAACATGCTCGGGTGGAAACTCAG AATCATAGATTCTCATATGGTGAGCCAATGACTGTAGAGTCCACAACGCAGGCTCTTTGTGATTTGGCTCTGCGGTTTGGTGAGGGTGATGAAGAATCCATG TCTCGTCCCTTTGGAGTTTCTCTTCTCATTGCTGGTCATGATGAGAATGGCCCAAGCTT ATACTACACCGATCCATCGGGCACATTTTGGCAATGCAATGCAAAGGCCATAGGTTCCGGTTCAGAAGGAGCAGACAGCTCTCTGCAAGAGCAATACAACAAG GACCTAACTCTTAAGGAGGCTGAGACCATTGCTCTTTCTATTCTCAAACAAGTCATGGAAGAGAAG GTGACACCAAACAACGTCGACATAGCGAAGGTGGCACCAACATACCATCTGTACACTCCTGCTGAGGTAGAAGCTGTCATTACTCGCCTATAA